One part of the Humulus lupulus chromosome 9, drHumLupu1.1, whole genome shotgun sequence genome encodes these proteins:
- the LOC133802106 gene encoding short integuments 2, mitochondrial-like — translation MGVKKFTKKGLGEIGFNAGGGVINWFLGHMAAASHTIHDRLKQANLVVEVRDARIPLSFANQDLQSNLSAKRRVIALNKKDLSNPNIMPKWVRHFESFQQDCIPINAHSKTSVRTLLELMEFKLKEAILKEPTLLVMVVGFPNVGKSALINSIHQITSSYFPAQGKNKRATVGPLPGVTQDIASFKIAHQPSIYVLDTPGVLVPSIPDIETGLKLALAGQPSSISSFLFCFCYCFSLIC, via the exons ATGGGTGTAAAGAAATTCACGAAGAAGGGTTTAGGAGAAATTGGGTTCAACGCCGGCGGTGGAGTTATCAATTGGTTTCTTGGTCACATGGCCGCAGCCTCTCACACCATTCACGATCGACTCAAGCAAGCTAACCTTGTTGTTGAGGTCCGCGACGCTCGAATTCCCCTGTCGTTTGCCAACCAGGACCTTCAATCTAACCTCTCCGCCAAACGACGCGTTATTGCTCTCAATAAGAAGGACCTTTCCAATCCCAATATCATGCCG AAATGGGTTCGTCATTTTGAATCGTTCCAACAAGATTGTATTCCCATAAATGCACACAGTAAGACTTCTGTTAGGACG CTTCTTGAGCTGATGGAGTTTAAATTGAAGGAAGCGATTTTGAAAGAGCCAACTCTGCTTGTTATGGTTGTTGGGTTTCCTAATGTTGGAAAATCTGCTTTGATTAATTCCATTCATCAAATTACGTCGTCTTACTTTCCTG CACAAGGGAAGAATAAGAGAGCAACAGTAGGTCCTCTGCCTGGTGTTACTCAAGATATTGCTAGTTTCAAG ATTGCTCATCAACCGAGCATATATGTACTGGACACTCCAGGTGTACTGGTTCCAAGTATCCCTGATATAGAGACAGGACTAAAGCTTGCTCTTGCAGGTCAGCCCTCTTCGATTAgttcttttttgttttgtttttgttattgtttttctttaatcTGTTAA